The Kluyvera intermedia genome includes the window CGTGTGCTGGAAGTGCGTGGAGAGTACCTGCCACTGGTGGAACTGTGGAAAGCGTTCGAGGTGCAGGGGGCGAAGACTGAAGCGACGCAGGGCATTGTGGTTATTCTGCAAAGTGCTGGTCGCCGCTACGCGCTACTGGTTGATCAACTGATTGGCCAGCATCAGGTGGTGGTGAAAAACCTGGAGAGCAACTATCGCAAGGTGCCGGGTATTTCGGCCGCGACTATTCTCGGCGATGGTAGCGTTGCGCTGATTGTCGATGTCTCCGCCCTACAGGGATTGAATCGTGAAAAACGTCTGGCGAACACAGCCGCCTGAAACGCTTAAGAAAAGGTAAAAACATGACCGGAATGACGAATGTAACAAAGCTGGCGGGCGAACCGACAGGGCAGGAATTTTTAGTCTTTACGTTGGGTAATGAAGAGTACGGCATCGATATCCTGAAAGTGCAGGAGATCCGCGGCTACGATCAGGTGACGCGCATTGCCAATACCCCAGCCTTTATTAAAGGCGTCACCAACCTGCGTGGCGTGATTGTGCCGATTGTCGATCTGCGTGTGAAGTTCAGCCAGGAAGACGTTGAGTACAATGATAATACGGTGGTGATTGTGCTTAACCTGGGACAGCGGGTCGTGGGAATTGTCGTTGACGGCGTTTCTGACGTGCTGTCATTGGCCTCTGAGCAGATTCGCCCGGCGCCGGAATTTGCAGTGACCTTGTCGACTGAATACCTGACCGGACTGGGAGCCCTGGGCGACCGTATGTTGATTCTGGTTAACATTGAGAAGTTACTCAATAGCGAAGAGATGGCGCTGCTGGATAGCGCTGCCAGTCACGCGGCCTGATAATTATAAGGCTCATCGTCATTACACGATGAGCCTTATTTAAAATGTGAGTCAACGCAATATTCATCACAGGGAAAAGATAATTTAAAAACTGTGCGCTTGAGACATA containing:
- the cheW gene encoding chemotaxis protein CheW produces the protein MTGMTNVTKLAGEPTGQEFLVFTLGNEEYGIDILKVQEIRGYDQVTRIANTPAFIKGVTNLRGVIVPIVDLRVKFSQEDVEYNDNTVVIVLNLGQRVVGIVVDGVSDVLSLASEQIRPAPEFAVTLSTEYLTGLGALGDRMLILVNIEKLLNSEEMALLDSAASHAA